The Tripterygium wilfordii isolate XIE 37 chromosome 5, ASM1340144v1, whole genome shotgun sequence DNA segment GCGAGTCAATAAAATTATGCTAATCCAATTTGAGATAAAGTTTTAACATAATATTTTCTCAGGTGAGACAGTGAGAGTGTGATGATTGTTGCTACTTTGCTGAGCTACTTAAGGGTAGATTAGTAATTATAGATAATTCAAACCAAAGGGTAACTTGGTAACTTCACCTAAGAGCAATCAcgtgtatatatttttattaaacgTTCCACTTCCcctcaaaaaaaatccaaccaACCCACTCTTCCATTCCCCTTCTCCCACTCTCTCTGCAGAATATCGCCGACGACAAGAAGGAACAAACCCTTCCGCCTTCAGCGACAGAGACCCTCGGCGACgcacttatatacatatacatatatatacgtaCAAAAAATGCATTCTACAGTCCTCCTTGAAAGGATCAACAACACCATCCCCACCACCACAACAACCCATTCAAAGCACTGGTCCCCTCTTACATGCACCACACCTGTACCTGACAACGTGGCACGTTACCATGCTCATGCGTTGGGCCCGAACCAAGGCTGCTCCGCCGTTGTACAGCAGATCGCAGCCCCTGTCTCCACCGTATGGTCCGTGGTCCGCCGCTTCGATAATCCCCAGGCATACAAGCACTTTCTAAAGAGCTGCGATCTTATCAACGGAGACGGCAACGTCGGTACTCTCCGGGAGGTACATGTTATTTCCGGACTTCCTGCGGCGAACTCCACCGAGCGGCTGGAGATCCTGGACGAAGAGCGCCACGTCATCAGCTTTAGCGTCGTTGGAGGGGACCACCGTTTGGCAAATTACCGGTCCGTGACGACGCTACATCCTGCCCCCAACGGCAACGGCACGGTGGTTGTGGAATCGTACGTGGTGGATATTCCGGCGGAAAATACTGAGGAGGAGACATGCGTGTTTGTAGACACAATCGTCCGGTGCAACCTCCAGTCACTGGCTCAGATCGCGGAGAATTTGGCGAGACGATCGAAATCTTCGTCGTGAGTCGCGCGTTCCATATttgttactttatttttttgcttttaattaattagtgtTCATTGGTTTGCATCTGAACGTCTACTatgaaacgatgtcgtttttGTGGTGTTACCGGATCTTGTTTTCCTATTAGAAGGATAGATCGGCTAGTTCTTGTTATACTGTTAGCGTcccgtctctctctcttttttctttttctttttaaataataCTAATAATGAGTAATGACACACTGCATTACTTTTAGGAAAAAAATTGGTTTactttttgttctgttttaatttctcagaaaatgaaaaatgaaaaatatttattttccgttttcaagtaattttttttgttcgttgtattttttaaaatgagtAACCAAACGTGTTTTCCGTATTTtttcgaaaaataaaaaaaaaaaaacatagaaaataaaCATACCACGCCGACTCTTAACTTTCACTCTTCAATGTCGCGATTGCCGCCGAGGCTTTAAttaattctttaaaaaatatttgtgcaTAAAATAATGCAATTTCTGTTTTGGTTGGTTGAAAAAACTTGGAATCTTGAGACACTGTTTTGGGATGTTTCAAGTTTCATGATGATTTATATAAGTGAGTTTATCCCAGCAGTGTCTGACATGCAAGATCTATAAAGTAagattgataaatatttaagtACCAGTTCAGCAAATGAAGGAATGTATGCGAGCAATCACAATGATAAAATTTTGCTGGATCAATAAAAATGTATtgaattttgtattttgttgatgtgattgtattgaaaaagtgttttattgatgtgattgtattgggagacgtgttttgttgatgtgactgtattgagataTTGTGTTTTGGTGTTCTTTTATTGGGATAATATGGAgacatgaaatgttgttggtcTCCATGTTGGGCGGAAAATgataatgtataggaatttgtgttttgcttatgtcattgtattgggagatgtgttttgttgatgtgattgtattgtgaTACGTGTTTTGCTTGACTTTatgtgtaatagagatgagatttttgttggcccagtaaaaatgtcttattgcatttgcttttaataataaaaaatgtagGCCAATATGACTTCGGTTGTATTGTTAGTTTGTTCTTTAAAATGTAACGTTAGGCTTTTATTTAATTGGAATTTGTGTTGGTGGATATAAGTTAGATGAATGCATATTCCgcactatatttttgtttgatcAATACCAGAAAATTCTGTTATAATACATGTATTTTTGGAGCGAGTTGAATTTTGACCAAAGAAAGGATAAGAACCCTATAAGACAACGATTGTTCTTTGGTTTTGTCAATGATAAATTAACACAGGACCACAATAAACTTAAAGGTGTCAAGAGATTGCACATGCATCGATGCATCACGATGTGTGTTTTTAGATTCGTTTTGCTTCTGTTGTAAATTTGACGTCAAAActcaaatatagaaaaatatgtgaaaataaaagagagaaacaagacACAAAATTTAACAAGATTTGACATAATTTATTTATGTTCTCAGACGTTCCACTAATATGAAAAATATCTACAAAAACGATAAGCATTTGAACTCAAAAACTATCCACCAAATCTCTTTCTTTGGATTCTCACACTCTCAAACTTATCTCTATAATGACTCTAGGACTCTTTCTCACTCTCTAAAATGTTGCACAAACTTGAACTCTTATGGGTTACCCGAAAACACAATAGAAGGAAACCCTAATCCGTTTTGGATTCGAACTCAAAACTTAATACAATTCTGATTTCACaactattttaaataaaaaataaaaaaaatcaggtCCGTGGCTTTCTCGAGCAGGCACGCGAGGAAGGGCAATCTGGTATGAAATGTCCAGGCTTTCCTTGAGAGTGCAGTGCAAGAAGAGTTGCAGAggaaaatgacaaaaagaagaGAGGGTAGGGGAGCTAGTGGGAAATTCTAGAATTTACAGTTGTGGAGGAGTTGGTAGCAATGGAAGTTGATGTTGGGGGATAAAAGACTAGTAGGTAGCGTGAAGGGAATCAGACATTAACAGCTAGCTGCCGCTGCAACTTGACTTTGATAACTCAACTAAAGATGAGCAACTtgcatattttcttcttctttttcttctttgtccTATTAGTATGGTTGAAAGAAATGCAAGATCTCCTTTGATATTTGAATACGACAATTTGGCAAGTTGGTGATATGATGCAAGTGGGTCTTTTTTGCACTTTTCTctacttttgaattttgaatgccCTCACGCCAagggaattttttaaaaatttttttatataaaaaatcttATCTATGTAGTACTCCCTCTAAAGTCTAATCCAACCaactatgcattttttttctccacaaatttttttaaaaaaattatcgtGAATTTGTAGGGCTTTCTTAGCGTCCCTGTATGTATATTTCTGTCTCAATGGGATCAAGTCATGTGTCACTGTGTCAGTATCAAAATTGTTAGGATATGGTATAAATTATGTGAAAATTTCCAACtcaacaagttaatttattaCGTTGAAATGACAGagtaacaaattataaaatagtatcaaatgaatttttttggtTCAAACCTTACATTTTGTAATTTCTAAAGTCTTATTTATTGAATTTCTCACATGTTGGGTGTCTATTGAGAAGTTGGGACCTATGATTGGGCGTCCCTTAACAGGATTTCAATTTCACAATTTATAtacttttattcattgaatttctCACATATTGGGTACCCAATGAAAAATTAGGCCATATATGCTTGGGTGCCCCTTAATGGGATTTCAATTTCACAATTTATAAACTCTTACGACTCTGTTTGGCAGTGAGTTCAGAGACAAAAAAACGCACCTCATTGCGTTTTATAGGCTGCGTTTGTCGTTCGTATCTGTTTGGGCGTGTGGTAGCAACTTACCTCACCTCAACTCATTGAGGTTTCGCCTAAAGCAGATTTGAGCTGTGGCCAACGAAAAACGTGGATTTTTCAACGCACGGGGAACGCTGTGGTTCCGTCATTTACGATAATGAAATGTCAGTTTTGtcctcttaattttttaaatattacgAGTATACCCTCAACCCTAACAACTACTCCTTCATCACTTGTTATGATATCCGCCGCTCCTCCTCAGTTCTCTACATCAAGCACCTCCATCCTCTAGTCAATGGCATGATTCAGGTACTTTCGAAAGAGTTTTGTCTTGGTTATTGGTTATTTTCTTCATCAAGTCTTCATATCCATTCTCTTAACGTAAGTTTCGTATTTTTCGACGAATATAGCATTGTAAACATGACATTAGCTTCGAATTGTCGGGTTCGTTTCAGCAACCAAAGTAATTGAATCTCTTTCGAAACTACAGTAAAGGAGTAGTTGGATGAGTGTCTGATTTTCAACCCTGTTAGATATTGAATCTAGGTTCTTAAATTTTGGGTTGATGTCTGTTCAATTTGGCTTGTTGTTA contains these protein-coding regions:
- the LOC119999001 gene encoding abscisic acid receptor PYL4-like gives rise to the protein MHSTVLLERINNTIPTTTTTHSKHWSPLTCTTPVPDNVARYHAHALGPNQGCSAVVQQIAAPVSTVWSVVRRFDNPQAYKHFLKSCDLINGDGNVGTLREVHVISGLPAANSTERLEILDEERHVISFSVVGGDHRLANYRSVTTLHPAPNGNGTVVVESYVVDIPAENTEEETCVFVDTIVRCNLQSLAQIAENLARRSKSSS